One region of Triticum aestivum cultivar Chinese Spring chromosome 6B, IWGSC CS RefSeq v2.1, whole genome shotgun sequence genomic DNA includes:
- the LOC123135681 gene encoding autophagy protein 5 has translation MAAAPRGEEAAAWSEEAARLVWGGAVPLQVHLHDADVTALPPPPPFLTLGPRVGYFPLLVSTIKAHFSSSLPPGVDTVWFEYKGLPLKWYIPIGVLFDLLCADPERPWNLTVHFRGYPADILSPCEGEDSVKWNYNNSLKEAAFIITGNSKNVMNMSQADQLAMWESVRKGDLNSYMNISTKLKLGPFEEDFLVRTSSLGPRQGSDEPESPGSVKPCRVPVRLYVRRVQEDLEYLEDAIPVSDWESVSYINRPLEIRKEGGRSYIALEHALETLLPEFFSSKPTARAADPEPAATTPGSEPDGSDTSPGTPRDEKPASAGLQETDVAKKTKLKLVRVQGIELDMDIPFLWVANNLKNPECYLHVCVYVGA, from the exons ATGGCGGCGGCGCCgcggggcgaggaggcggcggcgtggtcggaggaggcggcgcggCTGGTCTGGGGCGGCGCCGTGCCGCTCCAGGTccacctccacgacgccgacgtcaCCGCGCTCCCACCGCCCCCGCCCTTCCTG ACTTTAGGGCCAAGAGTTGGGTATTTTCCATTGTTGGTGTCGACTATAAAGGCTCATTTCAGCAGCTCGCTCCCACCAGGTGTTGATACTGTTTGGTTTGAGTATAAAGGGCTGCCACTGAAATG GTATATACCCATTGGTGTTCTTTTCGACCTTCTCTGTGCAGATCCAGAAAGGCCATGGAATCTAACA GTTCATTTTAGGGGGTATCCTGCAGATATATTATCACCATGTGAAGGTGAAGATAGTGTAAAGTGGAACTACAACAATTCCCTGAAAGAG GCTGCCTTCATCATAACTGGAAACAGTAAGAATGTGATGAATATGTCCCAGGCTGATCAACTTGCTATGTGGGAATCAGTGAGGAAAG GTGACTTGAATAGTTATATGAATATCTCGACCAAGCTTAAGCTTGGACCGTTTGAAGAGGACTTCTTAGTACGGACTTCCTCGTTAGGGCCTCGACAAGGTTCTGATGAGCCTGAATCTCCTGGATCTGTCAAACCAT GCAGGGTACCTGTTCGATTATACGTGCGCAGAGTTCAAGAAGACCTCGAGTATTTAGAAGATGCGATTCCTGTCAGTGACTGGGAAAGTGTATCCTATATAAATCGGCCACTCGAGATCCGGAAGGAGGGAG GTAGAAGCTACATCGCCTTGGAACATGCCTTGGAGACGTTGCTACCGGAGTTCTTCAGCTCGAAGCCCACAGCTAGAGCTGCCGATCCTGAACCCGCGGCGACGACACCAGGCTCAGAACCCGACGGTTCAGATACCAGTCCAGGCACTCCTCGTGACGAGAAACCAGCTTCGGCGGGTCTGCAAGAGACAGATGTGGCCAAGAAGACCAAACTGAAGCTGGTGAGAGTGCAAGGCATCGAGCTCGACATGGACATACCGTTCCTCTGGGTGGCCAACAACCTGAAGAACCCCGAATGCTACCTCCATGTCTGTGTATACgttggggcatga
- the LOC123135683 gene encoding protein trichome birefringence-like 12, with protein sequence MPRLRLPLLLLLPVTFTISVLLFLSSSPPPPPPQPPIPCGAAPSDATAGRWVPTPSPPPPPLYTNSCPFHRNAWNCLRNGRPRVAALSWAPSRCGAVPRLDPAAFLAAARRRRIGFVGDSLSENLVVALLCALRSGDGGARKWKRRGAWRGGYFPRDNVVVAYHRAVLLAKYTWQPVENSKPQSDGITGTYRVDVDIPADDWANITEFYDVLIFNTGHWWGPDKFPKETPLVFYRGGKPIEPPLSIFDGLKVVLKSMSSYIEREVPSTTMKLWRTQSPRHFEGGEWDHNGSCLSKRLLEEHELDSWFDPRFGGVNKEARLVNSVIGEALVGTDIQLLNLTYMSEFRADAHPAIWLGKKDAVAVWGQDCMHWCLPGVPDAWVDILTARILHYFKQGNG encoded by the exons ATGCCGCGGCTCCGCCtacctctgctcctcctcctccccgtcaccttcaccatctccgtcctcctcttcctctcctcttcccctCCCCCGCCCCCGCCACAGCCCCCCATCCCCTGCGGCGCCGCCCCCTCCGACGCCACCGCCGGCCGCTGGGTCCCGACCCCGTCCCCCCCGCCGCCTCCCCTCTACACCAACTCCTGCCCCTTCCACCGCAACGCCTGGAACTGCCTCCGCAACGGCCGCCCCCGCGTCGCCGCGCTCTCCTGGGCCCCCTCCCGCTGCGGCGCCGTCCCGAGGCTCGATCCCGCCGCGTTCCTCGCGGCGGCCAGGCGGCGCCGGATCGGGTTCGTGGGGGACTCTCTGTCGGAGAACCTGGTCGTCGCGCTGCTCTGCGCGCTCcggtccggcgacggcggcgcgcgcAAGTGGAAGCGCCGCGGCGCGTGGCGGGGCGGCTACTTCCCCCGAGACAATGTCGTCGTCGCGTACCACCGCGCCGTGCTGCTCGCCAAGTACAC GTGGCAGCCTGTAGAGAATTCCAAACCTCAGAGTGATGGAATAACGGGAACTTACAGAGTTGATGTTGACATTCCTGCTGATGATTGGGCAAATATCACCGAGTTCTACGACGTGCTCATTTTCAACACTGGACACTG GTGGGGTCCGGATAAATTCCCAAAAGAGACTCCCCTTGTTTTCTACCGAGGAGGAAAACCAATCGAGCCTCCACTCAGCATCTTTGATGGACTGAAGGTAGTCCTCAAAAGTATGAGCTCGTACATCGAAAGGGAGGTCCCAAGTACAACAATGAAGCTGTGGCGCACACAATCACCCAGGCACTTTGAGGGAGGCGAATGGGATCACAACGGCAGTTGCTTGTCTAAGAGGCTCCTCGAAGAACACGAG CTGGATTCTTGGTTCGATCCCAGGTTTGGGGGAGTCAACAAGGAAGCGAGATTAGTAAATTCAGTGATCGGGGAAGCTCTAGTCGGCACGGATATCCAGCTGCTCAACCTGACCTACATGAGCGAGTTCCGCGCCGACGCCCATCCAGCTATCTGGCTCGGGAAGAAGGACGCGGTGGCCGTCTGGGGGCAGGACTGCATGCACTGGTGCCTGCCAGGCGTACCGGACGCGTGGGTCGACATCTTGACCGCACGCATCTTGCACTACTTCAAGCAGGGCAATGGTTGA